Proteins co-encoded in one Dasypus novemcinctus isolate mDasNov1 chromosome 6, mDasNov1.1.hap2, whole genome shotgun sequence genomic window:
- the LOC101443579 gene encoding lysosomal acid lipase/cholesteryl ester hydrolase-like, with product MGNSRGNTWSQKHRTLSVSQDEFWAFSYDEIANYDLPASVNYVLNKTGQEQLYYVAHSQGTTIGFIAFSWIPWLVKRIKMFFALAPVASVKFNTSPLIILGKFPELLLKDLFEVKEFLPLSAFLKWLSTFICKHVILKELCGNLLLVLCGFNDKNLNMSRVDVYTTHYPAGNSVQNVLNWGQAIKSQRFPAFDWGSSAKNYFHYNQSYPPTYNVKDMLVLTAGWNGGHDVLADINDVNVLLTQITRLVYHKTIPEWEHVDFIWGLDAAWRLYNEIIHLMRKYEEN from the exons ATGGGGAACAGCCGAGGAAACACCTGGTCTCAGAAACACAGGactctttcagtttctcaggATGAATTTTGGGCTTTCAG TTATGATGAAATAGCCAACTATGACTTACCAGCATCAGTTAACTATGTTTTGAATAAAACTGGTCAAGAACAATTGTATTATGTGGCTCATTCTCAAGGCACCAC catCGGTTTTATAGCATTTTCATGGATCCCTTGGCTGGTCAAAaggattaaaatgttttttgcccTGGCTCCTGTGGCTTCAGTCAAATTCAACACTAGCCCTTTAATCATATTAGGAAAATTTCCAGAGCTTCTCCTCAAA GATTTATTTGAAGTCAAAGAATTTCTTCCCCTGAGTGCATTTCTGAAGTGGCTTAGTACCTTTATTTGCAAACATGTCATTCTGAAGGAGCTTTGTGGAAATCTCCTTTTAGTTCTGTGTGGATTTAatgacaaaaatttaaatat GTCTAGAGtggatgtatataccacacaCTATCCTGCTGGAAATTCTGTGCAAAACGTGTTAAACTGGGGTCAG GCTATTAAATCTCAAAGATTTCCAGCCTTTGACTGGGGAAGCAGTGCCAAGAATTATTTCCACTACAACCAG AGTTACCCTCCCACTTACAATGTGAAAGACATGCTGGTGCTGACTGCAGGCTGGAATGGGGGACATGACGTGCTTGCAGACATCAATGATGTCAATGTCTTACTGACCCAGATCACCCGCTTGGTGTACCACAAGACTATTCCTGAATGGGAGCATGTCGACTTTATCTGGGGTTTGGATGCCGCTTGGAGGTTGTATAATGAAATTATTCATCTAATGAGGAAATATGAGGAAAATTAA